In the Xiamenia xianingshaonis genome, one interval contains:
- the rpsJ gene encoding 30S ribosomal protein S10, with the protein MANQKIRIRLKGYDHEIVDQSTKLIVDTALKTGAKVSGPIPLPTERNLYCVIKGPHVNKDSREQFEMRTHKRLIDILEPTPNTVDSLMRLDLPAGVDIEIKL; encoded by the coding sequence GTGGCTAATCAAAAGATTCGCATTCGCCTCAAGGGCTACGACCATGAGATTGTGGACCAGTCCACGAAGCTCATCGTCGACACCGCCCTCAAGACGGGTGCCAAGGTGTCCGGCCCCATTCCGCTGCCGACGGAGCGCAACCTGTATTGCGTCATCAAAGGGCCCCATGTGAACAAAGACTCTCGCGAGCAGTTCGAGATGCGCACGCACAAGCGTCTCATCGACATTCTCGAGCCCACGCCCAACACGGTGGACTCGCTCATGCGCCTCGACCTCCCTGCCGGCGTCGACATCGAGATCAAGCTCTAA
- a CDS encoding trigger factor, with the protein MKVTEKKAGDGRVRLDAVASPAEVNHAFKVAEQSFAQQAGLRPVSGKTVAQAAEEQLGIKDLDSIIRKDALEFLAPFAIDKRNLVPAYPSSPSSTEVLQRNKPFEFSQVVTLKPDYELDSYDPVSLVVPPLHIDPSEVEAQIAQILDNYADYEPADPRPIQPGDAMDVALSVSQEGKPLDALNTDNRLYIMGMGFMPPSFDENVVGMNVGETKTFSFALPGAESEGEFECTVTINELKRKKVPELTDEWVASHFPMYPNAEAMRQFVEASMTDELRRQRDELMTTMAAAEIAKRFHGKIDDAVYEAMRKTLLENMQLNVTAQGVSMNDFIQSQGGEQQFGMMLMLQTRQMLVQGYALDAVFRHEKMELTDEDVLAAAASINPQNPAAGKRSMEEMGRGFALREMAARTKANKWLVENAIVSEFDPESQGDEPTA; encoded by the coding sequence ATGAAGGTAACCGAAAAGAAGGCCGGTGACGGCCGCGTCAGGCTGGACGCCGTGGCGTCTCCTGCCGAAGTCAACCATGCGTTCAAAGTTGCCGAACAGTCGTTTGCGCAACAAGCGGGGCTGCGTCCTGTGTCCGGCAAGACCGTCGCCCAGGCCGCCGAAGAGCAGCTGGGCATCAAGGACCTCGATTCCATCATCCGCAAAGACGCGCTCGAGTTTTTGGCGCCGTTCGCCATCGACAAGCGCAACCTCGTGCCGGCCTATCCGTCCTCTCCCAGCTCAACCGAGGTGCTGCAGCGCAACAAGCCGTTCGAGTTTTCCCAGGTGGTTACGTTGAAGCCCGACTACGAGCTTGATTCGTACGATCCCGTTTCCCTTGTCGTGCCGCCGCTTCACATCGATCCGTCCGAGGTCGAGGCCCAGATCGCCCAGATCCTCGACAACTACGCCGACTACGAGCCGGCAGATCCGCGCCCGATCCAGCCGGGCGACGCGATGGACGTGGCGCTTTCGGTTTCCCAGGAAGGCAAGCCGCTCGACGCTCTGAACACCGACAACCGCCTCTACATCATGGGCATGGGCTTCATGCCGCCGAGCTTCGACGAGAACGTGGTCGGCATGAACGTGGGCGAGACGAAGACGTTTTCCTTCGCGCTTCCCGGTGCGGAAAGCGAAGGCGAGTTCGAATGCACCGTCACCATCAACGAGCTGAAGCGCAAGAAGGTGCCCGAGCTGACCGACGAATGGGTGGCCTCGCATTTTCCCATGTACCCGAACGCCGAGGCCATGCGCCAGTTCGTCGAGGCAAGCATGACCGACGAGCTTCGCCGCCAGCGCGACGAGCTGATGACGACGATGGCCGCCGCCGAGATCGCCAAGCGCTTCCACGGCAAGATCGACGACGCGGTATATGAAGCTATGCGCAAGACGCTGCTTGAGAACATGCAGCTCAATGTGACGGCGCAAGGCGTTTCGATGAACGACTTCATCCAGAGCCAGGGCGGCGAGCAGCAGTTCGGCATGATGCTCATGCTGCAGACGCGTCAGATGCTCGTGCAGGGCTATGCCCTCGACGCGGTGTTCCGCCACGAGAAGATGGAGCTGACCGACGAGGACGTGTTGGCCGCCGCCGCGTCCATCAACCCGCAAAACCCTGCCGCCGGCAAGCGGTCGATGGAAGAGATGGGGCGCGGGTTCGCGCTGCGCGAGATGGCCGCGCGCACCAAGGCCAACAAGTGGCTGGTGGAAAACGCCATCGTCTCGGAGTTCGACCCGGAAAGCCAGGGCGACGAGCCGACGGCTTAG
- the rpsG gene encoding 30S ribosomal protein S7 — protein MPRRAAAERREVQPDAKYNNRLVTQLINKIMLHGKKSLAESIVYGAFTLVEEKTGEDPLAVFKKAMDNVRPTLEVKPKRVGGATYQVPMEVNPRRATTLAIRWIVDFSRKRKEHTMIQRLAAEIMDAANNTGASVKRREDLYKMAESNRAFSHYRF, from the coding sequence ATGCCACGTCGTGCAGCAGCAGAACGTCGCGAAGTTCAGCCGGACGCAAAGTACAACAACCGTCTTGTCACCCAGCTTATCAACAAGATCATGCTCCATGGCAAGAAGTCTTTGGCCGAATCCATCGTCTACGGCGCCTTCACCCTGGTGGAGGAGAAAACGGGCGAAGACCCGCTGGCCGTGTTCAAGAAGGCCATGGACAACGTGCGCCCCACGCTGGAAGTCAAGCCCAAGCGTGTGGGCGGCGCCACCTACCAGGTGCCTATGGAGGTCAACCCTCGCCGCGCAACCACCCTCGCCATCCGCTGGATCGTCGACTTCTCCCGCAAGCGCAAGGAACACACCATGATCCAGCGCCTCGCCGCCGAAATCATGGACGCCGCCAACAACACCGGCGCTTCCGTGAAACGTCGTGAAGACTTGTACAAGATGGCTGAGTCCAACCGTGCGTTCTCGCACTATCGTTTCTAA
- the rplW gene encoding 50S ribosomal protein L23: MQKDPREVIIRPIITEHSYDMMEQNKYTFEVAKTANKVEIRQAIEAIFGVKVTKVNTLNVKPKPKRVRYRKGYTRTWKKAMVTLAEGETIEIFG; encoded by the coding sequence ATGCAGAAGGATCCCCGCGAAGTCATCATCCGCCCCATCATCACGGAGCACAGCTACGACATGATGGAGCAGAACAAGTACACCTTTGAAGTGGCCAAGACCGCGAACAAGGTGGAGATCCGCCAGGCCATCGAAGCCATCTTCGGCGTGAAGGTCACCAAGGTGAACACGCTGAACGTGAAGCCGAAGCCCAAGCGCGTGCGCTACCGCAAGGGTTACACCCGCACGTGGAAAAAGGCCATGGTCACCCTCGCCGAGGGCGAAACCATCGAGATCTTCGGCTAA
- the fusA gene encoding elongation factor G gives MAKTPLNQTRNFGIMAHIDAGKTTTTERILYYTGKTHKIGEVHDGAATMDWMVQEQERGVTITAAATTCFWEKDGKEYRFQIIDTPGHVDFTAEVERSLRVLDGTVAVFDAVAGVQPQSETVWRQAERYGVPRIAFINKYDRVGADFFHAIDTMRDRLGAHAVAAQIPMGAEDKFWGIVDLVTMTAWDFKADDKGMTYPEPMDAIPDEFLEDAELYRQELLEAAADCDDDLMEKVLMEEEVSDDELKAALRKGVIACQINPVFVGSAYKNKGVQELLDAVVDYLPSPLDIPAIKGVNPETDEEEERPADPKGPFSSLAFKIMTDPYVGKLTYLRVYSGSLDSGSYVLNAVKDKKERIGRLLSMHSNQRVDIDSCAAGDIVAVVGLKDTSTGDTLCAEDAPIVLESMEFADPVIDIAVEPKTKAEQDKMSIALSKLAEEDPTFRVSTNHETGQTIIAGMGELHLEIIIDRLLREFKVEANVGKPQVAYRERPGHEVMNAVGKFVRQSGGRGQYGHAVINMYPQEPGKGYEFENKIVGGVVPKEYIPSIDKGIQEALNSGVLAGYPVEDIRVELIDGSYHEVDSSEAAFKVAGSMAIKDALKKSDPVILEPVMAVEIETPEEYTGFVMGDIPSRRGLIQGQEKRGNAVAVSAKVPLGNMFGYATDLRSGTQGRATYTMQFDSYEPVPKSVAEEIISKAGGNA, from the coding sequence ATGGCCAAAACCCCTCTGAATCAAACGCGCAACTTTGGCATTATGGCCCACATCGATGCGGGCAAGACCACCACGACCGAACGCATCCTGTACTACACGGGCAAGACGCACAAGATCGGCGAGGTGCATGACGGCGCCGCCACCATGGACTGGATGGTGCAGGAGCAGGAGCGCGGCGTGACCATCACCGCCGCCGCCACCACCTGCTTCTGGGAGAAGGACGGCAAGGAATACCGCTTCCAGATCATCGACACCCCCGGCCACGTGGACTTCACGGCCGAGGTCGAGCGTTCTCTGCGCGTGCTCGACGGCACCGTCGCCGTGTTCGACGCGGTCGCCGGCGTGCAGCCGCAGTCCGAAACCGTGTGGCGCCAGGCCGAGCGCTACGGCGTGCCCCGCATCGCGTTCATCAACAAGTACGACCGCGTGGGCGCCGACTTCTTCCATGCCATCGACACCATGCGCGACCGTCTGGGCGCACATGCCGTGGCCGCCCAGATCCCCATGGGCGCCGAAGACAAGTTCTGGGGCATCGTGGACCTCGTGACCATGACCGCGTGGGACTTCAAGGCCGATGACAAGGGCATGACCTACCCCGAGCCGATGGACGCCATCCCGGACGAGTTCCTCGAGGACGCCGAGCTGTACCGCCAGGAGCTGCTCGAAGCCGCCGCCGACTGCGACGACGACCTGATGGAGAAGGTCCTCATGGAGGAAGAGGTCTCCGACGACGAACTGAAGGCCGCGCTGCGCAAGGGCGTCATCGCCTGCCAAATCAACCCGGTGTTCGTGGGCTCCGCCTACAAGAACAAGGGCGTGCAGGAGCTGCTCGACGCCGTGGTCGACTACCTGCCGAGCCCCCTCGACATTCCGGCGATCAAGGGCGTCAACCCTGAGACCGACGAAGAGGAAGAGCGTCCCGCCGATCCGAAGGGCCCCTTCTCGTCGCTCGCGTTCAAGATCATGACCGACCCCTACGTCGGCAAGCTCACCTATCTGCGCGTGTACTCCGGCTCGCTCGATTCGGGCAGCTACGTGCTCAATGCGGTGAAGGACAAGAAGGAGCGCATCGGCCGCCTGCTGTCCATGCACTCCAACCAGCGCGTCGACATCGACTCGTGCGCCGCTGGCGACATCGTGGCCGTCGTGGGCCTGAAGGACACGTCCACCGGCGACACGCTGTGCGCCGAGGACGCGCCGATCGTGCTCGAGTCCATGGAATTCGCCGACCCGGTCATCGACATCGCCGTCGAGCCGAAGACGAAGGCCGAGCAGGACAAGATGTCCATCGCGCTTTCGAAGCTCGCCGAAGAGGACCCGACGTTCCGCGTGTCCACCAACCATGAGACGGGCCAGACCATCATCGCCGGCATGGGCGAGCTGCACCTGGAGATCATCATCGACCGCCTGCTGCGCGAGTTCAAGGTGGAAGCCAACGTCGGCAAGCCGCAGGTCGCCTACCGCGAGCGTCCGGGCCACGAGGTCATGAACGCCGTCGGCAAGTTCGTTCGCCAGTCCGGCGGTCGCGGCCAGTACGGCCATGCGGTCATCAACATGTACCCGCAGGAGCCGGGCAAGGGCTACGAGTTCGAGAACAAGATCGTCGGCGGCGTGGTGCCCAAGGAGTACATCCCCTCCATCGACAAGGGCATCCAGGAAGCGCTCAATTCCGGCGTGTTGGCAGGGTATCCGGTCGAGGACATTCGCGTCGAGCTGATCGACGGCTCCTACCACGAGGTCGACTCGTCCGAAGCCGCGTTCAAGGTGGCCGGCTCCATGGCCATCAAGGACGCGCTGAAGAAGTCCGACCCGGTCATTCTGGAACCGGTCATGGCCGTGGAGATCGAGACGCCCGAGGAATACACCGGCTTCGTCATGGGCGACATCCCCAGCCGTCGCGGCCTCATCCAGGGCCAGGAAAAGCGCGGCAACGCCGTCGCCGTCAGCGCGAAGGTTCCGCTGGGCAACATGTTCGGTTACGCGACCGACCTGCGCAGCGGCACTCAGGGCCGTGCCACCTACACCATGCAGTTCGACTCCTATGAGCCGGTGCCCAAGTCGGTGGCCGAGGAAATCATCAGCAAGGCCGGCGGCAACGCCTAG
- the rplD gene encoding 50S ribosomal protein L4, which yields MTTIDILNASGEKAGTAELAATVFDIEPNVPVMHQVVRAQRASWRSGTSNTLTRGKVRGGGRKPWRQKGTGRARQGTIRAPQWRGGGVVFGPHPRSYAFPVNKKEIKLAMRSALAAKLADGQLTVVEDFKFEKPRTKDAVAVMNALKLEGRTTVLIGDDAVEAFLSFRNLPKVTVMPCTAMNTYDLLDNKNLVLTETALKYIEEVLA from the coding sequence ATGACGACTATCGACATTCTCAACGCGAGTGGCGAAAAGGCCGGCACTGCCGAGCTCGCCGCCACCGTGTTCGACATCGAGCCGAACGTGCCGGTCATGCACCAGGTCGTGCGCGCCCAGCGTGCATCCTGGCGTTCCGGCACGTCCAACACGCTCACCCGCGGCAAGGTGCGCGGCGGCGGCAGGAAGCCGTGGCGCCAGAAGGGCACCGGCCGCGCCCGCCAAGGCACCATCCGTGCGCCCCAGTGGCGCGGCGGCGGCGTGGTCTTCGGCCCGCATCCCCGCTCCTACGCCTTCCCGGTGAACAAGAAGGAAATCAAGCTGGCCATGCGCAGCGCGCTTGCCGCCAAGCTTGCCGACGGCCAGCTGACCGTGGTGGAGGACTTCAAGTTCGAGAAGCCCCGCACCAAAGACGCCGTGGCTGTCATGAACGCGTTGAAGCTGGAAGGCCGCACCACGGTGCTCATCGGCGACGACGCGGTCGAGGCGTTCCTTTCCTTCCGCAACCTGCCGAAGGTCACAGTCATGCCCTGCACGGCCATGAACACCTACGACCTGCTTGACAACAAGAACCTCGTTCTGACCGAGACCGCTCTCAAGTACATCGAGGAGGTGCTTGCATAA
- a CDS encoding ABC transporter ATP-binding protein — translation MAFVEFRNVSKIYTMGEVEVAAVDGMSFDIEAGELVVIVGPSGAGKTTLLNLLGGMDSVTSGVVTLDNRPVSDFSEVELTYYRRYDIGFVFQFYNLVANLTAKENVELAVQICENPLDPVKMLELVGLGNRLDNFPGQLSGGEQQRVAIARALAKNPKLLLCDEPTGALDYQTGKAVLKLLQDTCHNTGRTVVIVTHNTAFEAIANRVIHVREGRADKVTINRRPVSADTIDW, via the coding sequence ATGGCCTTTGTCGAATTCCGCAACGTCAGCAAGATCTACACGATGGGCGAGGTCGAAGTCGCTGCCGTCGACGGCATGAGCTTTGACATCGAAGCTGGCGAGCTTGTGGTCATCGTAGGCCCGTCGGGCGCTGGCAAAACCACGCTGCTCAACCTGCTCGGCGGCATGGACAGCGTCACGTCGGGCGTGGTCACGCTCGACAACCGGCCGGTGAGCGACTTTTCCGAGGTGGAGCTTACCTATTACCGGCGCTACGACATCGGGTTCGTCTTCCAGTTCTACAACCTGGTGGCCAACTTGACGGCGAAGGAAAACGTCGAGCTGGCCGTGCAGATCTGCGAAAACCCGCTCGATCCGGTGAAGATGCTCGAGCTGGTGGGCTTGGGCAACCGCTTGGACAACTTTCCCGGCCAGCTGTCGGGCGGCGAGCAGCAGCGCGTCGCCATTGCCCGTGCGCTTGCGAAGAACCCGAAGCTTTTGCTGTGCGACGAGCCGACGGGCGCGCTCGACTACCAGACGGGCAAGGCGGTGTTGAAGCTGCTGCAGGACACGTGCCACAACACTGGCAGGACCGTGGTCATCGTGACCCACAACACCGCGTTCGAGGCCATTGCGAACCGCGTCATCCACGTGCGTGAGGGCCGTGCCGACAAGGTGACCATCAACCGCCGGCCCGTTTCTGCCGACACGATCGATTGGTAG
- a CDS encoding ABC transporter permease — protein sequence MKNAFATEIRRSIKGSIGRFVAIAAIVALGSGFYAGLLTTPTDMNRAADTYFDNTGLMDIRVVSPLGLTSEDVTAIAGVDGVESVMPAYQTDAMVYMAGEEYATRVHSLPPAAASSDTSDGVSSKTSHPAYLNRPILVEGEWPTGTGECVLSADLVIAQNVSIGDVVKIEKDSAEEATESEGDAAEQAGGEDLQQAEAAADVEPGALEEPLADDAAGTGAEAAANDAAAADVEAAEAAEADAEEAAAEADSSMGLLDAEVTTPTFSYDDEADDMLASDTYTVVGFVRAPYYSVSSPMGTTALGSGSIQQFMYVPETDFTGDDLPYSEVFVTVSGARELDASSGAYERRVGEVVQGIEAIAPELAHARVESLRGEAQAELDDARAEYDRQKALADSKMQEVATELEDADTQIAENEQSLKDAQEKYDTGTKELEKKKKESEERLKEAEEALEKNEKELEAAKKQIDDASAQLDEGWKVYNDGAAALNDAWQEWKSQADPFYENLKSAQDAVGELETQLETAEKNIQLYDDALAQNPSNAAELEAERAQYVKVRDDCEAALPAARKTLSDLQAQQGSIDSAKADLDKQQSDMEAAKAKMDEEQKKFEKANAEYNANVEQLAVGKRDLASQKVKAETELEEAQKALDDAKKQIEDGKKELEEAKDEVRTGKTDFEESKVSVNKQLVDAERELASAQKRIDELEESDWYVLDRDENYGSASYQADADRIASIAAVFPLIFFLVAALVALTTMTRMVDEERQFIGTLKAIGYDRRKIATKYLIYAALASGLGAVVGILLLSEVLPLIIMNSYAVMYFIPVTFPMPLDVPVALLAAGLGVGITLAATAAAAWKVLRERPALLMLPPAPKAGKRILLERTPLWKHLSFTWKVTLRNLFRYKRRFVMTVVGIAGCTALLLTGLGLSDSIGDILDKQYGEITKYNATITLDEDIIDTDRKSVDTVLHDSEMATAATDVLIDHMLASGPQASEKSFELVVPSDPTTFGDFFTMRTRIGHQEVELPENGFVLTEKIAKVLGVGVGDFVTLIEQDDVGNATTTSYSVQVTGVVENYLYNYGFMGPNLYKSTVGEAPQFDAIFAKATDNYDNRNLLTERLRDIPGVKTVLYNDETIDTYRTMLQTVNKVVIVLVLAAALLAFVVLYNLSNINITERIREVATLKVLGFTPGETCGYIYREIVLLAIIGALFGLLLGVGMESFVVVTAEVDQTMFGREIHLLSFVASFLLTLVFTGIVLLAMRRKISRVDMVESLKSNE from the coding sequence GTGAAAAACGCATTCGCAACCGAAATCCGACGCTCCATCAAGGGGTCTATCGGGCGCTTTGTGGCCATTGCGGCCATCGTGGCGCTCGGCAGCGGCTTTTATGCCGGCCTTCTGACAACGCCGACCGACATGAATCGCGCCGCCGACACCTACTTCGACAACACCGGGCTTATGGACATCCGCGTCGTGTCGCCTTTGGGCCTCACGTCCGAAGACGTGACGGCGATCGCCGGGGTCGACGGCGTCGAGTCAGTCATGCCGGCCTATCAGACCGACGCGATGGTCTACATGGCGGGCGAGGAATACGCCACCCGCGTCCATTCGCTGCCGCCGGCCGCCGCCTCGTCGGACACTTCCGACGGCGTCAGCTCCAAGACGAGCCATCCGGCGTATCTCAACCGGCCCATTCTCGTGGAAGGGGAGTGGCCCACGGGCACGGGCGAATGCGTGCTGTCTGCCGACCTGGTCATAGCCCAGAACGTGTCGATCGGCGACGTCGTGAAGATCGAGAAGGACTCCGCCGAAGAAGCGACGGAGTCGGAAGGGGACGCCGCCGAGCAGGCGGGCGGCGAGGACCTGCAGCAGGCCGAAGCGGCCGCCGACGTTGAGCCAGGCGCGCTCGAAGAGCCGCTTGCCGACGACGCGGCAGGCACTGGCGCCGAAGCCGCCGCCAACGACGCGGCAGCCGCGGACGTCGAAGCCGCCGAGGCCGCCGAGGCGGACGCCGAAGAGGCCGCCGCCGAGGCCGACAGCAGCATGGGCCTGCTCGACGCCGAGGTGACCACTCCGACGTTTTCCTACGACGACGAGGCCGACGACATGCTGGCCTCCGACACCTACACGGTGGTGGGCTTTGTCCGCGCTCCGTATTATTCCGTGTCGTCGCCCATGGGCACCACGGCGCTGGGCTCGGGCAGCATCCAGCAGTTCATGTATGTGCCCGAAACCGACTTCACCGGCGACGACCTGCCGTATTCCGAGGTGTTCGTGACCGTGTCGGGCGCTCGCGAGCTCGACGCGTCGTCGGGGGCCTACGAGCGCCGCGTCGGCGAGGTGGTCCAAGGCATCGAGGCCATCGCGCCGGAGCTGGCCCATGCGCGGGTCGAGTCGCTGCGCGGCGAGGCGCAGGCCGAGCTTGACGACGCCCGTGCCGAGTACGACCGCCAGAAGGCCCTTGCCGATTCCAAGATGCAAGAAGTCGCCACCGAGCTTGAAGACGCCGACACCCAGATCGCCGAAAACGAGCAAAGCCTCAAAGACGCCCAGGAGAAATACGACACGGGCACCAAAGAGCTTGAAAAGAAGAAAAAGGAGTCCGAAGAGCGCCTGAAGGAAGCCGAAGAGGCCCTTGAGAAGAACGAGAAAGAACTCGAGGCTGCCAAAAAGCAGATTGATGATGCAAGCGCTCAACTTGACGAGGGCTGGAAGGTCTACAACGACGGAGCCGCCGCCTTGAACGACGCGTGGCAGGAGTGGAAGAGCCAGGCCGACCCCTTCTACGAAAACCTGAAGAGCGCCCAAGACGCCGTGGGCGAGCTGGAAACACAGCTGGAAACCGCCGAGAAGAACATCCAGCTCTACGACGACGCGCTCGCGCAAAACCCCAGCAACGCGGCCGAGCTTGAGGCCGAGCGCGCGCAATACGTCAAGGTGAGGGACGACTGCGAAGCGGCGCTTCCCGCCGCCAGAAAGACGCTTTCTGACCTGCAGGCCCAGCAGGGCTCCATCGATTCGGCAAAAGCCGACCTGGACAAGCAGCAGTCCGACATGGAGGCCGCGAAGGCCAAGATGGACGAAGAACAGAAGAAGTTCGAGAAGGCCAACGCGGAGTACAACGCCAACGTCGAGCAGCTGGCCGTGGGCAAGCGCGACCTGGCCTCCCAGAAGGTCAAGGCCGAAACGGAGCTGGAAGAGGCCCAAAAAGCGCTTGACGACGCGAAAAAGCAGATCGAAGACGGCAAGAAGGAGCTGGAGGAAGCCAAGGACGAAGTGCGCACCGGCAAGACCGACTTCGAAGAGTCCAAGGTCAGCGTGAACAAGCAGCTTGTCGACGCCGAGCGCGAATTGGCAAGCGCCCAGAAGCGCATCGACGAGCTGGAGGAATCGGACTGGTACGTGCTCGACCGTGACGAGAACTACGGATCGGCCTCCTACCAGGCCGACGCCGACCGCATCGCGTCCATCGCAGCGGTGTTCCCGCTCATCTTCTTCCTGGTGGCCGCGCTTGTGGCGCTTACGACCATGACGCGCATGGTCGACGAGGAGCGGCAGTTCATCGGCACGCTCAAGGCCATCGGCTACGACCGCCGCAAGATCGCGACGAAGTACCTCATCTACGCCGCGCTTGCGTCGGGCTTGGGCGCCGTCGTGGGCATCCTGCTGCTCTCCGAAGTGCTGCCCCTCATCATCATGAACTCCTACGCTGTCATGTACTTCATCCCGGTGACGTTCCCGATGCCTTTGGACGTGCCTGTCGCGCTTCTGGCGGCCGGCTTGGGCGTCGGCATCACGCTCGCCGCCACGGCGGCTGCGGCTTGGAAGGTGCTGCGCGAGCGTCCCGCCCTGCTCATGCTGCCTCCGGCGCCGAAGGCCGGCAAGCGCATCCTGCTTGAGCGCACGCCGCTGTGGAAGCACCTTTCGTTCACGTGGAAGGTCACGCTGCGCAACCTCTTCCGCTACAAGCGCCGCTTCGTCATGACCGTCGTCGGCATTGCCGGCTGCACGGCGCTGCTGCTCACGGGGCTGGGGCTGTCCGATTCCATCGGCGACATTTTGGACAAGCAGTACGGCGAGATCACGAAGTACAACGCCACCATCACGCTTGACGAGGACATTATCGACACCGACCGCAAATCGGTGGACACGGTGCTGCACGACAGCGAAATGGCCACCGCCGCCACCGACGTGCTGATCGACCACATGCTCGCGAGCGGCCCGCAGGCTTCCGAGAAGTCGTTTGAGCTCGTCGTGCCGAGCGATCCGACGACGTTCGGCGACTTCTTCACGATGCGGACGCGCATCGGGCATCAGGAAGTCGAGCTGCCGGAGAACGGGTTCGTCCTCACGGAGAAGATCGCCAAGGTCTTGGGCGTGGGCGTGGGCGACTTCGTCACGCTCATCGAGCAGGACGACGTGGGCAACGCGACCACCACGAGCTATTCGGTGCAGGTCACCGGCGTGGTTGAGAACTATCTGTACAACTATGGGTTCATGGGGCCCAACCTGTACAAGAGCACCGTCGGCGAGGCGCCTCAGTTCGACGCCATCTTCGCGAAGGCCACGGACAACTACGACAACCGCAACCTGCTGACCGAGCGGCTGCGCGACATCCCCGGCGTGAAGACGGTGCTCTACAACGACGAGACCATCGACACGTACCGCACCATGCTGCAAACGGTGAACAAGGTCGTGATCGTGCTGGTGTTGGCCGCGGCGCTGCTCGCGTTCGTCGTGCTGTACAACTTGAGCAACATCAACATCACCGAGCGCATCCGCGAAGTGGCCACGCTCAAAGTGCTTGGCTTCACGCCTGGAGAAACGTGCGGCTACATCTACCGCGAGATCGTGCTGCTCGCCATCATAGGGGCGTTGTTCGGCCTTCTGCTCGGCGTCGGCATGGAAAGCTTCGTGGTCGTGACGGCCGAGGTGGACCAGACCATGTTCGGCCGCGAGATCCACCTGCTGAGCTTCGTTGCCTCGTTCCTGCTCACGCTCGTGTTCACCGGCATCGTGCTTTTGGCCATGCGCCGCAAGATTTCACGTGTCGACATGGTGGAAAGCCTGAAAAGCAACGAGTAA
- the rpsL gene encoding 30S ribosomal protein S12 yields the protein MPTINQLVRKGRQKTVEKKKTPALKGNPQKRGVCTRVYTTTPKKPNSALRKVCRVRLVNGMEVTAYIPGIGHNLQEHSMVLIRGGRVKDLPGVRYKVIRAALDCAPVDNRKQARSRYGAKRPK from the coding sequence TTGCCTACCATTAACCAGTTGGTCCGCAAGGGCCGCCAAAAGACGGTGGAAAAGAAGAAGACACCGGCTTTGAAGGGCAACCCGCAGAAGCGTGGCGTGTGCACCCGCGTGTACACCACCACGCCGAAGAAGCCGAATTCGGCGCTGCGCAAGGTCTGCCGTGTTCGCCTCGTCAACGGCATGGAGGTGACCGCCTATATTCCGGGCATCGGTCACAACCTGCAGGAGCACTCCATGGTGCTCATCCGCGGCGGCCGCGTCAAGGACCTTCCTGGCGTGCGTTACAAGGTCATCCGCGCCGCGCTCGACTGCGCGCCGGTGGACAACCGCAAGCAGGCTCGCAGCCGCTACGGCGCCAAGCGCCCCAAATAA
- the rplC gene encoding 50S ribosomal protein L3, whose translation MINAIYGKKIGMTQIFAEDDTVVPVTVIQAEPNTVCQVKTEATDGYEAVQLGFGYIKPRKVNQPMAGHFAKQGVEPKRYLREVRVENAGEYKVGDTQTVAAFAETKKVDVTGTSKGKGFAGVMKRYGFRGGPGGHGAHFHRAPGSVGQCATPSRVFKGLRLPGHMGCDTVTVRNLEVVRVDEDMNLILVKGAVPGSKNGIVRVRMA comes from the coding sequence ATGATTAACGCCATCTATGGCAAGAAGATCGGCATGACGCAGATCTTCGCCGAAGACGACACCGTCGTTCCCGTGACGGTCATCCAGGCCGAGCCCAACACCGTGTGCCAGGTGAAGACCGAGGCCACCGACGGCTACGAGGCCGTGCAGCTGGGCTTTGGCTACATCAAGCCGCGCAAGGTGAACCAGCCCATGGCCGGCCACTTCGCCAAGCAGGGCGTCGAGCCGAAGCGCTATCTGCGCGAGGTGCGCGTGGAAAACGCCGGCGAGTACAAAGTGGGCGACACCCAGACGGTCGCCGCTTTCGCCGAAACGAAGAAGGTCGACGTCACCGGCACGTCGAAGGGCAAAGGCTTCGCCGGCGTCATGAAGCGCTACGGCTTCCGCGGCGGCCCGGGCGGCCACGGCGCGCACTTCCATCGCGCCCCCGGTTCGGTCGGCCAGTGCGCCACGCCGTCTCGCGTGTTCAAGGGCCTGCGCCTGCCGGGCCACATGGGCTGCGACACGGTGACGGTGCGCAACCTGGAAGTCGTGCGCGTTGACGAGGACATGAACCTCATCCTCGTGAAGGGCGCGGTCCCCGGCAGCAAGAATGGCATCGTTCGCGTGCGCATGGCCTAA